The window TCGACCATACCGGCGCAGTGGTGTTGAATTTTAATACGGAAGGCATGTATCGGGGCTGGAGCGAAGGCGATGGCGAGGTTTTCACCGGCATCTACGGTGACGACGCGGTGCGCCCCAGTAAGGCTTAACGGCCATAGCCGCTAAGATTTAGCATTATTTTTAGCCAAAACAGTGGGATAGACTATTCTTAAAGAAGGTTTTTGACAAAAGCCCTCTTCTCTTCCGTCAGGACGCGAGGGGGCTTTGCGCCGTTTGTCAGTACTTTCTGGGGATGTCTATGCCTAAATTGCTGCGTTTTTTCACCACCCGGCTGTTGCGGCCGGTGCTTATCGTGTTGTGCGTTGCGGTGGCGCTGCAGATTGTCGCCAATATTCTGCTCGGACAATTTCAGTTAAACAATCTGGTCAAAGAGGTCGAGTCCGGCCTGCGTGACAGCCGCCAGAAGGTCAGCACTGAATTGAGCGCGGCTGAAAGCACCGTCGCCACACAATTACAGACCATGTCCGACAACGCCCAGCAGCAGCTACAGAGTAAGCTGGGCGCGCAGTTGGAGAATCAGCGCAAGGATATCGCCCAGAATCTGCGACAGACCCTGGATGAAGGGGTTAAAAACCTCACCGGCATCGTCGCCGCTATCGCCCCGCCCGCTATCTGGGACCGGGACACGCCTGAATTGACGCGCCTGGCGCAGTTGGTGGATAACAGCGACTCTATCGTGTTCGCCGGCTTTTATGGCTTCTTCGGTCAGGAACCCGAGCAGTTGACCCGCTATGTCGACCGCACCGATGAGAAAGTGCAGGAGTTGATCAAACAGGGCGAAGGCAAAGGCTCGCTGGCCAAAGTCATCGATGCGGCGGAGAAAGATCCCGGCATCGTTGTCATTCGTACGGACATTGCGCCACAGGGAGCGGTGATCGGCCAGTTCGTGGTTGGCGTCAGCACTTCCCGCATCGACGGTCAGATGGAGCGCCTGAAAGGCCAGTTCTCAGATCTTACCAACCAGAGCAAAGTGGCGGTGGCCAATGTCCTCGGCAGTGAATTGTCACGCGTGTCAGAGGCGCTGCGACTGTCTCTGAAAAACACCGAAACGCAAACGGACGAGTCCATTTCCTCTGCCGTTCTACAAATTCGCGAGGGAGCGGAGTCGTTAATTGGCAGTCTGACCACGGCCTCTCTTGCAGCAGGAGTTATTTTGGTCGTGCTGATATCCCTGGTGCTGGGCGTACGGGTAGTGTTGAAGGTGGATGTGCTGAGCAAAGCCATCTGGAACATCGCCGAAGGTGAAGCGGACCTGACGCAACGGGTGAGGATTCAGGGCAATGACGAAATCGCCGATGTGGGCAAAGGCCTCAACGTCTTTATCGAGCGGATACAGAAAATCGTGTTGAACGTCAATAAATCCGCGGAACTGGCTTCGTCGCAATCTGATGAATTAAAGCAGAACACCCAGCACGCCGATGAAGCCGTGGCGCATCAAAAGCAGGAAATTGAACAGATCTCTTCCGCCATCTCAGAAATGTCCAGCAGCATTCATCATGTGGCGGAGCATGTGCAGCTGGTGGCCAATGATGTCGACCACATCAAGTCGGAAACCAAGAAGTCCGGCTCTATCTCGCATAATCTGCGCAATATGTTGCATTCGCTGCAAACGGAGATGAGCAATGCGGAAGAAGTCGTCAATCAACTCGACTCTCACAGCAAAGAAATCGGCTCCGTATTGCTGGTGATACGCACCATCGCCGAACAAACCAACCTGCTCGCGCTTAACGCCGCCATCGAGGCTGCGCGGGCGGGAGACAGCGGGCGCGGTTTCGCGGTGGTGGCGGATGAAGTGCGCACTCTCGCCAATAAAACCCAGCAGTCCACCACAGAGATTCAAAACCGCATAGACAGCCTGCAAACCGGCAGTCAAAGCGCCGTACGTTCCATCAGCGCCGCGTCAGAACGGGCCAAGCGCTCCAGCGAGGCGTTCACCGAGTCTGACAGCAGTCTGGAGAACATCAACCAGTTAGTGATTGGTCTGTACGATCGCACCACTGAGATCGCTTCCATGGCGGAGGAGCAAAGCGGCGTCGCGGAGGAGATCAACCGCAATATCGTCAATATCGCCGACGCGTCGGAGCGCACACAGCAGTCCGCCGCCGAATCCGCCCAAGCCGGAGCCAGCATTCAGCAGTCCGTGTCGGATTTGCGACGGCAGGTATCTGAATTTGTGGTGTAGCGCCCGACGTTTTCTAAGGGACTAATAGGGCCGATACGTGCTCATGCACTGGGCGATGTGATTGGACGCGTCATTGAGACACTCGAAGAACTGACGTTGTTTGCCTTGCGCCTGCGAACACTCGCGCTGGGTTAGCTTGCCTTCAATGCGCTTCAACTCAGGCATGCCCTCATCGTATTGCGCCTGCGTCATGTGGCCGGAGTTCAGGTTTTTCCTGGCGACATCTCGCATGCTCGACAGCCAGTCCTTGCCATTGCTGATGGATTTAGAGCAGAAATCCGATCCCAGCGCTTCCCCTGACGCCGAACCTTCATCGTCCGTAGCGACGGGCGCCGCATCCTTTTTGATTTGCTCCTGCTTCTGCCCCGGGCAGGGACGATCCGAAAACGTCATATTGCCCGACGCATCCGTACACTTGTAAATACCCGCTTCAGCCATCCCTGGCAATAACAAGAAAACCACCGCCAACTTCCGCATTTCCAACTCCAAATACTCAGCCCACGCCACTCCTAACGAGCAGCCTTACAAAATAACCAGAATAGACCATCAATCCCAGGATACAAATAAAGGCGGAAATTCACGCCAGCCGGCGGCTACTAATCGCCTTTCCACTCGCCAATTGAGGCGCGCCGCTCATCATCGTCCGCTAATGCATGGCTGGCGACCAGTCTGCAGGGTTCGCATTGGTAGGGGAATAACCAGAGGTCGCTGCCCCCCTCAATAGAATGACCTGTCCGCCAATCTCCACCGCACCCTGGACACCGACGTTTTTCCTCATTTTTGCGCCGGCCCCAATACCGAAAGAGAAAGTAGTATGTAGGTACGCCAGTGGCGGCTTCAATGATCCGACACACCTCTTTCCCAGCTATGGTCAGCGCGCTTTTGGCGTCAGCAAGTTCCTTATAGGTTTCTGACTCAAGCACGGCGGACCTCATCCACATTGAATCGCACTGACGGCAATCCCGTTGCCAGAAATAAGCCTGCTCACGCTCATCTGCGTCACAAGGAACGGTATACAGGGTGATATTTTCTCCATTGTCGCCCCGATATAACGGCGACTCGCCGTCATTTTCGAGCGTATGCAGGTACAGGAATGGGGCGCCTTTCCATGAGGCTTCTGTCTTTGCCGCGTTATCCTCCAACGTTTCCCAAACCGGTTCACCGCCGAAATACCCTTTAAGCTCTTCCAATGACCTCAAGCCATAACGGTTATAGAACCTCAGCTCCGTGGCGCTGGGTCCAAGCGTATTAACATATGCGCAAACAAGCCCCTGCTGAACTGCGCAGACATAATCATCTACATTTACTTGCCCATTATGCGCAAGCGTAGAGAGAAAGCTGAACGCCAACTCCAGCGCCTCATCTTTATCATCATTAACCAGCGAACCAAAGGTTACTTTATGTAGAATCAATGCTTATCCCCAATCCCTGAACTCAGACCAAGCTGTATATAAAATACGCCCCAAATCCCACGACAACCCAGAACAATATCCCAAACACGATCGCAAATAATCCGTCCAGGTCGGCATGTTTACCGGCGAACAGTCGATGAATCAGATACCCGGGGCCTTTGATCAGAAATTCCATCACGAAAAAGAACACGCCTTGCGCTATGAAGCCCAGCAGCTTAAGGAAAAGGACTAACAGATCTTCCATCTGAATACCGCATAAATTTAGAGAGTAAGAAGGCTACGCCATTTCCCGGTACATCACATCCGTGCGCAGCACATATTTAACGCCGCTTTCAACGGTGGAGCCTTGATGCATCGTGGCATGGGGAAATACTACCACGGAGCCTTTTTCGGGTTTGATTTTGTCCCAGCGGAAAGCGATTTCTCCGCCTTCGTAGTCTTCATTCAGAAAGATCAGGAATGACAGCAGACTCGCTTCTTTTTCGTTGCGGGCGTAGGAGCCGTCGCGATGCCATTTAAAGTACTGGCCAGGTTCATAGCGATAGAAGCGCAGGCGCTCGTTCAAGCCGATCAGTTCCCAGCCGTCAACTTCCTGCGGCAGCATGGCTTTGATTCGATTGAAGATATTATTCGCCATGACAGCGTCGTCAAAAATCACGCGATCATTATTGCGAATATCTTTGTACATCTGCGATCCGCGCGCGGTTTGAATTTCCGCTTCGTCGTATCCCATCGCTTCACTGTCAGAAATATAAGCGTCGCATTCCTGGCTTGTTAGAAACCCTTGGATGGCGAAAACGCCTGCGCCGTATTCGATTTTTTTCATGTCGCCAACTCACTCCTATGACTACGCGGCGAATGCCCAAATGGGCGGTAGGAGTCTGTATTATCCTTTGGCGGACAGGGAAAGCCATACGCATAAGCCGCCCACGAGGGGCGGCGATAGGATGAGAAATAAGAAGGGGAAATCAGTCTGCTGATGCTTCCACTTTCGCCTGCAATTGCGCCGCTATCTCTGCGTCTTTGGCCAGCACTTCACTGAAACTGCGGCGACTGGTGACGCGTTTGATATAAGCGTCGATCACCTCCGTGCGCGCAACCAATCCAAACTGGGTACACCAATGGAAAGCCATTCCCCACAATACATCCGCCGCCGAGAACTTTTCGCCCAGAATATAGGGGCCACTGGCGATACGCTCGACGACAGCGTTCAACATGACGTCATAATCCGCATAGGGACTGGTGTCCCGAGGCGCGGGCTCTCTTTGCAGCGCTTTGTCCACCACCGCCGGCTCAAAACAACTGGCGTAATACACCATCCAGCGCAAATAAGGCCCGCGCAGCGGATCAGTCAACGCCGGGGCCAGACCCGCCTGAGGAAACAAGTCCGCCAGATAAAGAAAAATCGCCACCTGTTCCGTGATCAGCGCATCGCCATGCTGCAGTGCAGGCACTTTGCCCAAGGGATTCACCCGCAAATAGTCTTCTCGGCGGTTATCGCCATTGCGGATGTTGATCAGTTTCACCTCATAATCCGCCTCCAGCTCCTCCAACAATACCATGGAGCCGGTGGAGCGGGTTTGGGGACAGTGAAACAACGTGATTTTCAAATCAGAAGCCATGACGCATATCCTTTTGGTTGGAAAATAAACTCAGTGGCATAATACGACCTCATACCTGTCAACTTTTGTCAGGTTTAAAATAAAAAGTTCGCAGCAGGTTATTTATGCGCGCCAGCCGTCTCCTGAACATCCTTATGACCCTTCAAGCCCGCGGACAGACCACGGCGCCGGTGCTGGCGAAGGAGTGCGGCGTGTCCCTGCGCACGGTCTACCGCGACATAGAGACCTTGAGCGCACTGGGCATTCCCGTTTATAGCGAACGGGGCGCCGAAGGCGGATACCGTCTTTTGGACGGCTACCGCACCCGGCTCAACGGACTGTCGTCGCAAGAGGCGGAAGCCCTGTTCCTGACCGGATTATCCGGCCCCGCCACCGATATGGGCCTGGGCGCCGCCGTTTCCGCCGCACAGACGAAACTGCTGGCTGCCCTGCCCCAGGAAATGCGTTCCGGCGCGGAGCGCATGCAATCCCGGTTTCATCTTGACGCCCCCGCCTGGTTCGCGGAGTCAGAACACCCGGATCACCTCCGGGACATCACCCAGGCAGTCTGGGAACATCGAGCGATCGAAATGCGCTACCAGAGCTGGAAAGGAGAAAAGCAACGTCACGCGGAGCCCCTTGGGGTCGTCCTGAAAAGCGGTTCCTGGTATCTGGTGGCGCAAGTCGATGGCGATCTCCGCACCTATCGCATTTCTCGCATACTGGATCTGGCCATTTCGGAGACCCGTTTTGAACGCCCAGCTGAATTCGATCTGGCCGATTATTGGCGCGCCAATACTCTCCGACTGGAAGAGGAGCTGCACACCTACGTCGCTGAAGTGCGCCTGTCCGAAAAAGGCGTCTGGATGATGGACGCGCTCAACTCACCCTATGTACGCGCCGCCACCACGTTAGACCCGACTCCAGACGCTCAAGGCTGGCGCAAAGCCACGCTGCCCGTCGGCGCTCTGCGTCAGGCTTGTGTGGAACTCTTGCGGTTCGGCGCTGAGCTGGAAGTGCTGGGGCCACCGGAGTTACGGGAAAAGATGGCGAGTATCGCGGAAGAGATGGCGCAGTTGTATGCGGCGAAGAAGCGCCAATAGGTCTCGCACCTGCTTAGCGTTATCCAAGGTCACGGGCGCGTTGGTGAATATCAGCCAGCGTCCCGTAAATAGCCGCATTGTCGCTAACGACTAAGATAGTCTGCTGCAGCGGAATGGGAAGCTGCGCCACACCGTTAAGGAACTGGCGAATCTTGATCGGATCGCTCGCCAGAGCTTCCTCTCTGCAATACACCACAATAATCTGCGGACCGTAATTACTGGCCACTCGACCACGTAAAAAACCGCCGTAATCCGGCTCATCCAACAAAATATGTTTGAAGCCCTTCGGCGTGTTGTTCTTGTGTGAGTCTTTGGCGTCGAATAAATCCCCATCCGGATAAATCCAGAATACATAATCCGGCGCCAGATGAGTGAAGGCCTTAATCGCCTTCCGTCGTCCACGATAATGTTGCGCGAGAAAAGGAAAGTCCTCACAGGCCTTTTCTCTGGGAATAGAGCCTATTGTGATCATGAAGGGAAAGAAGAGATATTACCGATAGCCCTTCCAAAGGCCTATCGCCTAACTAATTGCGGAATGAAGAAACCAGACAAAACGCCTCGCTACACATTAAGAAGAACCTAGCGAGGCGCTAATGTTCCGTATTATTAATCCGGCAGACAAATAGCTTCCTTCTATTTGTCTGCAACGACAGGGCCTGCACAGGTCAGGCCCTGTCTCCCGCGGCTTAACGCCGCGCAGGCGCGTCCATGCGCCTGGTGATTAACATGCCAATATCATTGCCATGTTAATAATTATGTACCTTTACCACTGCCATCGTTCATTTCAACAACTTCGTAGTCACCGTCTTCTCTGATATTTAATTTAAAGAAGACTTTTTTTCCTTCAAAAATGCCATCCAGAGGTACGTTGCTGGTAACGTGGAAGGAAGACGTTTGAGTGCGCAAACCAATCTCAGGCATAGAGTTATGCGAAATAGACACCCTGCTATCCACAGCGTTGACGCTTTTCACATAGCCGCTACCTTCAGCGAAATGCGCCTTATCTGCTGAGAACACTGCTCCAGATAATGCAAAAAACATAGCACCTATGGCAGTTTTAACAGTTCGCGTTGTTGACATCTTTAATACCCTCCGGGAAGTGTATTCCGGCTTTCCCATATCATGTAGCTGTGAATATATACCTTCTCAACATCCAACTCTAGTTGAATTCCTGGAAGAAATCGCGACCTGATGCGCATATGCAACAAACTCTACAAAAGTCCCACAGTCGGTTGCAATCGGGCATAAGTCCGAGCCGACAGAGAAGCCTCCAATCAGATAGCTCTTTCATAATTCCTTTATCAATCTCCCCTGCCCCACAATATATCCCAAACCCCGTCAGATATAGGCTTTATTAGGGATACTCCCCTCCCTCTTCCACATGCACAATTTCCTGACGGTTTTAACCAGTTTTTCATATTGCTGTGAATAATTAAGGCCGCGTTCACACCCCGTTTACTGAACAGGATGAAATGGGGACGCCTCATTGAACAATAATTAAAAAAGGACTCTTTAAAATCATGCATAAACTCTCTTTTCTGGCTGGCGGGTTGCTCGCCGCCTCACTCAGTCTGACCGCTAACGCTGAATATTGCCCTGACTACGACAGCGTGCTGCATGCTCCAGGACTGCAGAAGCCGGCGCAGAAGTCGTTTCACCATTGGGGTAACCGTCTGCTCGCTTCTTTGAATAAGCCGTTCCATATGGTCCACGACCAGATCGTCAAAGCCGGCGATTCCGCCACCATGGTGGGGAAATTCGACTACTCCGCCCTGTTCCATAAAGACCTTGAGGACGAGGACATACATGTCTACGTCTACGGAACCGGTATGTCCGGTTGGGAGTATCTGGGAGAACATCGCACCAATAGCGATGGCAAGATTTACGTCAACCTCAACAAGCCTGAGGGCGACTATGTCGTACGTATGGTGGTGGAAGGCGATCATACTGAAGCATCCGGTTACCTGACCGTGGTGCAACCCGGCCGTAAAACCGTACTCTTCGATATCGACGGCACGCTGACCCTGAACGACTTCGAAGCCATCGACGACTACCTGGGCACGGATACCGCGGAAATGCACAACTACGCGGCGGAGGTAGTATGGGACTATGTGGAGAAAGGCTATCAGGTAGTGTATCTCACCGGTCGCCAGTACTGGATGGCCAAAACCACCCGCAACTGGTTCAACACCAAAGGCCTGTTCCAATGGCATCTGCGCACGGACAGCAACGCGGAAAACCCGGCCAGCCCGCAGACTCAGGCTTATAAAACCGCCTACATTCGTC is drawn from Hahella sp. KA22 and contains these coding sequences:
- a CDS encoding lipin/Ned1/Smp2 family protein — its product is MHKLSFLAGGLLAASLSLTANAEYCPDYDSVLHAPGLQKPAQKSFHHWGNRLLASLNKPFHMVHDQIVKAGDSATMVGKFDYSALFHKDLEDEDIHVYVYGTGMSGWEYLGEHRTNSDGKIYVNLNKPEGDYVVRMVVEGDHTEASGYLTVVQPGRKTVLFDIDGTLTLNDFEAIDDYLGTDTAEMHNYAAEVVWDYVEKGYQVVYLTGRQYWMAKTTRNWFNTKGLFQWHLRTDSNAENPASPQTQAYKTAYIRHLLNDVQLDIVRAYGNAASDIAAYADAGLSKSETYIIGPEAGQEGTQAVDGDYTYHYSTVVTETPAAGCEWR
- a CDS encoding 2OG-Fe(II) oxygenase, whose translation is MKKIEYGAGVFAIQGFLTSQECDAYISDSEAMGYDEAEIQTARGSQMYKDIRNNDRVIFDDAVMANNIFNRIKAMLPQEVDGWELIGLNERLRFYRYEPGQYFKWHRDGSYARNEKEASLLSFLIFLNEDYEGGEIAFRWDKIKPEKGSVVVFPHATMHQGSTVESGVKYVLRTDVMYREMA
- a CDS encoding methyl-accepting chemotaxis protein codes for the protein MPKLLRFFTTRLLRPVLIVLCVAVALQIVANILLGQFQLNNLVKEVESGLRDSRQKVSTELSAAESTVATQLQTMSDNAQQQLQSKLGAQLENQRKDIAQNLRQTLDEGVKNLTGIVAAIAPPAIWDRDTPELTRLAQLVDNSDSIVFAGFYGFFGQEPEQLTRYVDRTDEKVQELIKQGEGKGSLAKVIDAAEKDPGIVVIRTDIAPQGAVIGQFVVGVSTSRIDGQMERLKGQFSDLTNQSKVAVANVLGSELSRVSEALRLSLKNTETQTDESISSAVLQIREGAESLIGSLTTASLAAGVILVVLISLVLGVRVVLKVDVLSKAIWNIAEGEADLTQRVRIQGNDEIADVGKGLNVFIERIQKIVLNVNKSAELASSQSDELKQNTQHADEAVAHQKQEIEQISSAISEMSSSIHHVAEHVQLVANDVDHIKSETKKSGSISHNLRNMLHSLQTEMSNAEEVVNQLDSHSKEIGSVLLVIRTIAEQTNLLALNAAIEAARAGDSGRGFAVVADEVRTLANKTQQSTTEIQNRIDSLQTGSQSAVRSISAASERAKRSSEAFTESDSSLENINQLVIGLYDRTTEIASMAEEQSGVAEEINRNIVNIADASERTQQSAAESAQAGASIQQSVSDLRRQVSEFVV
- a CDS encoding YafY family protein, with protein sequence MRASRLLNILMTLQARGQTTAPVLAKECGVSLRTVYRDIETLSALGIPVYSERGAEGGYRLLDGYRTRLNGLSSQEAEALFLTGLSGPATDMGLGAAVSAAQTKLLAALPQEMRSGAERMQSRFHLDAPAWFAESEHPDHLRDITQAVWEHRAIEMRYQSWKGEKQRHAEPLGVVLKSGSWYLVAQVDGDLRTYRISRILDLAISETRFERPAEFDLADYWRANTLRLEEELHTYVAEVRLSEKGVWMMDALNSPYVRAATTLDPTPDAQGWRKATLPVGALRQACVELLRFGAELEVLGPPELREKMASIAEEMAQLYAAKKRQ
- a CDS encoding glutathione S-transferase family protein, whose translation is MASDLKITLFHCPQTRSTGSMVLLEELEADYEVKLINIRNGDNRREDYLRVNPLGKVPALQHGDALITEQVAIFLYLADLFPQAGLAPALTDPLRGPYLRWMVYYASCFEPAVVDKALQREPAPRDTSPYADYDVMLNAVVERIASGPYILGEKFSAADVLWGMAFHWCTQFGLVARTEVIDAYIKRVTSRRSFSEVLAKDAEIAAQLQAKVEASAD
- a CDS encoding copper-binding protein: MSTTRTVKTAIGAMFFALSGAVFSADKAHFAEGSGYVKSVNAVDSRVSISHNSMPEIGLRTQTSSFHVTSNVPLDGIFEGKKVFFKLNIREDGDYEVVEMNDGSGKGT
- a CDS encoding DUF2310 family Zn-ribbon-containing protein: MILHKVTFGSLVNDDKDEALELAFSFLSTLAHNGQVNVDDYVCAVQQGLVCAYVNTLGPSATELRFYNRYGLRSLEELKGYFGGEPVWETLEDNAAKTEASWKGAPFLYLHTLENDGESPLYRGDNGENITLYTVPCDADEREQAYFWQRDCRQCDSMWMRSAVLESETYKELADAKSALTIAGKEVCRIIEAATGVPTYYFLFRYWGRRKNEEKRRCPGCGGDWRTGHSIEGGSDLWLFPYQCEPCRLVASHALADDDERRASIGEWKGD
- a CDS encoding DUF4124 domain-containing protein; translated protein: MRKLAVVFLLLPGMAEAGIYKCTDASGNMTFSDRPCPGQKQEQIKKDAAPVATDDEGSASGEALGSDFCSKSISNGKDWLSSMRDVARKNLNSGHMTQAQYDEGMPELKRIEGKLTQRECSQAQGKQRQFFECLNDASNHIAQCMSTYRPY